The proteins below come from a single Necator americanus strain Aroian chromosome V, whole genome shotgun sequence genomic window:
- a CDS encoding hypothetical protein (NECATOR_CHRV.G19903.T1), whose amino-acid sequence MESRFSSSPTRLDGKSSFSVVQFIFIFSDHESINLDNVYFSRLTVNSSTSTLKTDNFHVLITNTTLKIDCYIGELIKLLDTSVYFVTKKHKTW is encoded by the coding sequence ATGGAAAGTAGGTTTAGCTCTTCACCTACGAGACTCGATGGAAAGTCTTCTTTTTCCGTAGTacaattcattttcatcttttctgatCATGAGAGCATCAATCTTGATAACGTGTACTTTTCCAGACTGACTGTGAACTCCTCAACTTCAACACTGAAAACGGACAATTTTCACGTTCTTATAACAAATACAACATTAAAAATAGACTGTTACATAGGGGAGCTCATAAAACTTCTAGATACATCAGTCTATTTTGTCACCAAGAAGCACAAAACAtggtaa
- a CDS encoding hypothetical protein (NECATOR_CHRV.G19904.T1), whose amino-acid sequence MSTDTDLHALLEAAERIRYNVVALQETKSRRSDVRWTNDVTLVTPREKALSRNEDSKVDYDALFRGPRACAEATHGKLGTNFESHRGTVGSKEDFEA is encoded by the exons ATGTCCACAGACACTGACCTACATGCTCTTCTTGAAGCTGCAGAGCGGATCAGATACAACGTagttgctctgcaggagacgaAGAGTAGAAGAAGCGACGTGCGATGGACGAATGACGTTACACTCGTCACTCCCAGAGAAAAGGCTTTATCGCGAAAT GAGGACTCAAAAGTGGACTACGACGCGTTGTTCAGAGGACCGCGAGCCTGCGCTGAAGCCACGCATGGCAAACTTGGAACGAATTTCGAAAGCCACCGAGGAACTGTTGGAAGTAAGgaggactttgaggcttga